In Paraburkholderia flagellata, a genomic segment contains:
- a CDS encoding aminotransferase-like domain-containing protein, whose protein sequence is MTRYERLAQSMAAEIRSGNLKPGSRMPSLRQIIAQHGVSQSTAARAYYVLEQWGLVRAEERSGYYVAPLSKPGKADSRATTGETAIVDISELVFSVLDAAKRPGIVPLGSAFPSPLLFPLSRLAKSLGQAARSVSPWSTVVDLPPGNENLRRQIALRYMRVGISQPAEDIIITNGALEALNLCLMAVTQPGDIVAVESPGFYAALQAIERLGLRAVEIPVDTATGLDLDALAQALEKHPIRACWFMTNFQNPTGVTLSAAKKQALVELLAKHEVPLIEDDVYGELHYAPNYPPPAIAFDRRGLVMHCSSFSKNLAPGYRVGWATAGRFAERVQRLKLMTTISASIPAQAGIADYLEHGGYERHLKKIRLAMQTQRDAMIEAIRRWLPERTQYTQPEGGYFLWLTFREPIDAMALHRLAIERGISVAPGPLFSASHGFENCIRLNYGHPWSQRIDEAIRTLGELLVHPDVCSRS, encoded by the coding sequence ATGACACGTTATGAACGCCTAGCGCAGAGCATGGCCGCCGAGATTCGCTCCGGCAACCTGAAGCCGGGCTCGCGCATGCCATCGCTGCGGCAGATCATCGCGCAGCACGGCGTGAGCCAGTCCACGGCGGCGCGCGCTTACTACGTGCTCGAGCAGTGGGGCCTCGTGCGTGCCGAAGAACGATCGGGCTACTACGTCGCGCCGCTCTCGAAACCCGGCAAGGCGGATTCGCGCGCAACGACAGGCGAAACCGCCATCGTCGATATCAGCGAACTCGTGTTTTCGGTGCTCGATGCCGCAAAGCGCCCCGGCATCGTGCCGCTCGGCTCCGCGTTCCCTTCCCCGCTGCTCTTTCCGCTGTCGCGGCTGGCGAAATCGCTCGGCCAGGCCGCGCGCAGCGTGAGCCCGTGGAGCACGGTGGTCGATCTGCCGCCGGGCAACGAGAACCTGCGGCGGCAAATTGCGCTGCGCTACATGCGCGTTGGCATCTCACAGCCGGCCGAGGACATCATCATCACGAATGGCGCGCTGGAAGCCCTCAATCTTTGCCTGATGGCGGTCACGCAGCCCGGCGATATCGTCGCGGTGGAGTCTCCGGGCTTTTATGCCGCGCTTCAGGCGATCGAGCGTCTTGGCCTGCGCGCGGTCGAAATTCCCGTGGATACCGCCACGGGGCTCGACCTCGACGCGCTGGCGCAAGCGCTGGAGAAGCACCCGATCCGCGCCTGCTGGTTCATGACGAATTTCCAGAACCCAACGGGCGTCACATTGTCGGCGGCGAAGAAACAAGCGCTAGTCGAGCTGCTCGCGAAACACGAGGTCCCGCTCATCGAAGACGATGTGTACGGCGAACTGCATTACGCGCCGAACTATCCGCCGCCGGCCATCGCGTTCGACCGGCGCGGACTCGTCATGCATTGCAGCTCGTTTTCCAAAAACCTGGCGCCAGGTTATCGCGTAGGCTGGGCGACCGCCGGGCGCTTCGCCGAGCGCGTGCAGCGCCTCAAGCTCATGACGACGATCTCGGCGAGTATTCCCGCGCAGGCCGGCATTGCCGACTATCTGGAGCACGGCGGCTACGAGCGTCATCTGAAGAAGATCCGGCTGGCTATGCAAACGCAGCGCGATGCGATGATCGAAGCGATCCGCCGGTGGCTGCCTGAGCGCACGCAGTACACGCAACCCGAGGGCGGCTATTTTCTGTGGCTCACTTTCCGCGAGCCCATCGACGCCATGGCGCTCCATCGTCTCGCTATCGAACGCGGCATCAGCGTCGCGCCCGGTCCGCTCTTTTCCGCGTCACATGGATTCGAAAATTGTATCCGGCTCAATTACGGTCATCCGTGGTCGCAGCGCATCGATGAGGCGATCCGCACGCTCGGCGAACTGCTCGTTCATCCCGATGTGTGCTCTCGATCGTGA
- a CDS encoding DUF2970 domain-containing protein → MELIRMVRMVLWGFFGVRKSASHEADLANINFSWLPFVAVGLAALIGACILGVVLLVVHSTGATAQGF, encoded by the coding sequence ATGGAACTCATTCGTATGGTGCGCATGGTGCTGTGGGGCTTCTTTGGCGTGCGCAAGAGCGCGTCGCACGAAGCCGATCTGGCCAATATCAACTTCAGTTGGCTCCCGTTCGTGGCCGTTGGGCTGGCCGCGTTGATTGGCGCTTGCATATTGGGTGTGGTGCTGCTGGTCGTGCACTCCACGGGAGCCACCGCGCAAGGGTTCTGA
- a CDS encoding MarR family winged helix-turn-helix transcriptional regulator: MTDRAKTPPPDLAASLAGDLRALVGQLRRRFREQAILGEFTPSQMAVLLRLEREGPATVSSLARAEGMRPQSMGTLIAPLEAAGHVSGAPDPNDGRQTLWSLTVAFREWLKEGRAARQDWLSRRIDTRLSGAEQQQLAAAVELLKRLVAD; the protein is encoded by the coding sequence ATGACCGATCGCGCCAAAACTCCCCCTCCCGACCTCGCCGCGTCGCTTGCTGGCGACCTGCGGGCGCTAGTCGGGCAATTGCGTCGCCGTTTTCGCGAACAGGCGATCCTCGGCGAGTTCACGCCTTCGCAAATGGCCGTGCTGCTGCGGCTCGAACGCGAAGGGCCGGCCACGGTGTCGAGCCTTGCGCGCGCGGAGGGCATGCGCCCGCAGTCGATGGGTACGCTCATCGCGCCGCTCGAGGCGGCGGGCCATGTCAGCGGCGCACCGGACCCCAATGACGGGCGCCAAACGCTCTGGTCGCTCACCGTTGCCTTTCGCGAGTGGCTCAAGGAAGGGCGTGCCGCGCGCCAGGACTGGCTCTCGCGCAGGATCGACACGCGCCTTTCCGGCGCCGAGCAACAGCAGCTAGCCGCCGCAGTCGAACTGCTCAAGCGGCTCGTGGCCGACTGA
- a CDS encoding MFS transporter, producing MGAPASGFFRSLKSYNYRVWSAGALVSNVGTWMQRTAQDWLVLTGLTHHSAAAVGIVMGLQFGPQMLFMPWSGFAADHFDQRKLLMVTQALLGALAIALGVLTATGLVQLWHVYVFAFLFGCTTAFDSPVRQTFVSELVGDADLSNAVALNSTSFNAARMIGPAVAGLVIASVGVGWAFLLNGLSFVAVLISLTRLRVDELRSAKRKQPAKGGIAAGFRYVWARPDLRAILVMLFLIGTFGLNFPIFISTMAVNVFHADAGRYGLLSSMMAVGTMSGAFFGAGRSHPRFVSLLFAAAAFGVGCVLASVAPGYWWFGGALVMIGIAALTFTTETNSLMQLSTEPGMRGRVLAIRLAVALGGTPIGAPIVGWIADHWGPRWALLVGAASGFAAAIVAARALARRDHEKS from the coding sequence ATGGGCGCTCCCGCTTCGGGCTTCTTTCGTTCGCTCAAGAGTTACAACTATCGCGTGTGGTCGGCGGGCGCGCTCGTCTCGAACGTCGGTACCTGGATGCAGCGCACGGCGCAAGACTGGCTCGTGCTCACCGGGCTCACGCATCACAGCGCGGCGGCAGTAGGCATCGTGATGGGCTTGCAGTTCGGCCCGCAAATGCTCTTCATGCCCTGGTCGGGCTTCGCCGCCGACCACTTCGATCAGCGCAAGCTGCTCATGGTCACCCAGGCGCTGCTCGGCGCGCTTGCCATTGCGCTGGGCGTGCTCACGGCAACGGGGCTCGTGCAGCTTTGGCACGTGTACGTGTTCGCCTTCCTGTTCGGCTGCACGACGGCATTCGATTCGCCGGTGCGGCAAACCTTCGTCTCGGAGCTGGTGGGCGACGCCGATCTCTCCAACGCCGTCGCGCTCAATTCGACCTCGTTCAACGCCGCGCGCATGATCGGGCCGGCGGTGGCGGGGCTGGTCATTGCTTCGGTGGGCGTGGGCTGGGCGTTCCTGCTCAACGGTCTTTCGTTCGTCGCCGTGCTGATTTCGCTTACGCGTCTGCGCGTGGACGAATTGCGTTCAGCGAAGCGCAAGCAGCCCGCGAAGGGCGGTATCGCCGCGGGATTCCGCTACGTATGGGCGCGCCCCGACCTGCGGGCTATTCTCGTCATGCTGTTCCTGATCGGCACCTTCGGGCTGAATTTTCCGATCTTCATCTCGACGATGGCCGTCAACGTCTTCCACGCTGATGCGGGACGCTACGGACTCCTTTCTTCCATGATGGCCGTGGGCACCATGAGCGGCGCTTTCTTCGGCGCGGGGCGCAGCCATCCGCGGTTCGTCTCGCTGTTGTTCGCGGCGGCGGCGTTCGGGGTGGGATGCGTGCTGGCGTCAGTTGCGCCCGGCTACTGGTGGTTCGGCGGCGCGCTCGTGATGATCGGCATTGCAGCGCTTACGTTCACGACCGAAACCAACAGCCTCATGCAGCTTTCCACGGAGCCCGGCATGCGCGGGCGCGTGCTGGCGATTCGCCTCGCCGTGGCGCTGGGCGGCACGCCCATTGGCGCGCCGATCGTGGGATGGATAGCCGACCACTGGGGGCCGCGCTGGGCCTTGCTGGTGGGCGCGGCTTCTGGTTTCGCGGCCGCCATTGTCGCGGCCCGCGCGCTTGCGCGGCGGGACCACGAGAAGTCATGA
- a CDS encoding MFS transporter gives MSLSRTATQSDVARRTRVRYLILSLIFIITTLNYADRATLSVTGSAMRTEFDLDAIHMGYIFSAFSWAYVLAQIPAGWVLDRFGARRVYAGSIFLWSLFTLLQSSIGLLGSAGAAIAGLFALRFAMGAAEAPAFPANAKVVASWFPAKERGTASAIFNSAQYFAAVVFTPLMAWLTHAYGWHHVYIVMGVGGLVLAFAWIRFMKNPADHPGVNQQELEYIEAGGGIVNGHQRAARKERKGANWAVIRQLLGNRMLLGIYLAQYCINVLTYFFLTWFPIYLVQARHMTILKAGLIASLPAICGFLGGVLGGVASDALIRSGRSLTVARKVPIVGGMVLSSCIIGCNYVNSDWIVVALMSLAFFGKGLGALGWAVIADTAPREAIGLSGSIFNMFGNVAGIVTPIVIGYLVAETGSFNGALAFVGVNALITVISYLLIVKDIKRVELKAV, from the coding sequence ATGTCGTTGAGCCGCACCGCCACGCAGTCCGATGTCGCCAGGCGCACCCGGGTGCGCTATCTGATCCTCTCGCTGATCTTCATCATCACGACGCTCAACTACGCGGACCGCGCCACGCTCTCGGTCACGGGTTCGGCCATGCGAACGGAGTTCGATCTCGACGCGATCCACATGGGCTACATCTTCTCGGCGTTCAGCTGGGCCTATGTGCTCGCGCAGATTCCCGCTGGCTGGGTGCTCGACCGCTTCGGCGCGCGCCGCGTGTACGCGGGCAGCATCTTCCTGTGGTCGCTCTTCACGCTGCTGCAAAGCTCGATCGGTCTGCTCGGCAGCGCGGGCGCCGCCATCGCGGGCCTTTTTGCACTGCGATTCGCAATGGGCGCGGCCGAAGCGCCCGCCTTCCCCGCCAACGCGAAAGTAGTGGCGAGCTGGTTCCCGGCGAAGGAACGCGGCACGGCCTCGGCCATCTTCAATTCGGCGCAGTATTTCGCGGCCGTGGTGTTCACGCCGCTCATGGCGTGGCTCACGCACGCGTATGGATGGCATCACGTGTATATCGTGATGGGTGTGGGCGGCCTCGTGCTCGCCTTCGCGTGGATCAGGTTCATGAAGAACCCGGCCGATCATCCGGGCGTGAACCAGCAGGAGCTCGAATACATCGAGGCGGGCGGCGGCATCGTGAACGGGCATCAACGCGCAGCACGCAAGGAACGCAAGGGCGCGAACTGGGCGGTCATCCGCCAGTTGCTCGGCAACCGCATGCTGCTGGGCATCTACCTCGCGCAGTACTGCATCAACGTGCTCACGTACTTCTTCCTCACGTGGTTCCCGATCTACCTCGTGCAGGCGCGCCACATGACCATCCTGAAGGCGGGGCTCATCGCTTCCCTGCCCGCCATCTGCGGCTTCCTCGGCGGCGTGCTGGGCGGCGTGGCTTCGGACGCGCTCATCCGCTCGGGCCGCTCGCTCACCGTGGCGCGCAAGGTGCCGATCGTCGGCGGCATGGTGCTCTCGTCGTGCATCATCGGCTGCAACTACGTGAACAGCGACTGGATCGTGGTCGCGCTCATGTCGCTCGCCTTCTTCGGCAAGGGTCTGGGCGCGCTTGGCTGGGCCGTGATCGCCGATACTGCGCCGCGCGAAGCCATCGGCCTCTCGGGCTCGATCTTCAACATGTTCGGCAATGTGGCTGGCATCGTCACGCCGATCGTGATCGGCTATCTCGTGGCGGAAACCGGCTCGTTCAACGGCGCGCTCGCCTTTGTCGGCGTCAACGCGCTCATCACGGTCATCAGCTATCTCTTGATCGTGAAAGACATCAAGCGCGTGGAGTTGAAGGCCGTCTGA
- a CDS encoding methyl-accepting chemotaxis protein, giving the protein MRNTTVRASLLAVLVIFGVMILIGGFAGVFSLRESNASAQRLHEIARQTILVNDAYKDTTRTRSALVRGYSALKERNDTATRDSALNSAAHSFELSASETQAFANAPAFDGMDADLKRQLLDSAAQLSSTLTRATDALRNGDTAAYVAVNDTDITAAGAAYSVNVEKFQKLANALAEATLDDGNARYAWIVSLVGVGVAIALALVVVTHFALQRIVSRPLAEAAAVLDRIASNDLTVRVPEAGRNEIGLLFAAMRRMQAGLSRTVAGVRDSCDAIHTAAREIAAGNLDLSSRTEEQSASLEETAASMEELTSTVKQNSANASEASTLATGAADLAQRGGDVVGRAVQTMQDISASSQKIAEITSMIDSIAFQTNILALNAAVESARAGEQGRGFAVVAGEVRTLAQRSAGAAREIKELIGASMEDVRNGNALVAQAGEAMSEIVNSVRNVATIMAEITTATAEQSTGIQQVGMAVSQMDQVTQQNAALVEQAAAAASALEHQAQSMKEAVSVFRVGALA; this is encoded by the coding sequence ATGCGCAACACGACGGTACGAGCCAGCCTCCTTGCAGTGCTGGTGATCTTTGGCGTGATGATCTTGATTGGCGGCTTCGCGGGCGTGTTCTCGCTGCGGGAGTCGAACGCCAGCGCCCAACGCCTGCACGAAATCGCCCGCCAGACCATTCTGGTCAACGACGCCTACAAGGACACCACGCGCACGCGCTCGGCGCTCGTACGCGGCTATAGCGCGCTCAAGGAACGCAACGACACCGCCACGCGCGACTCCGCGCTGAATAGCGCGGCCCATAGCTTCGAGCTTTCGGCGAGTGAGACGCAGGCCTTCGCCAACGCCCCGGCGTTCGATGGCATGGACGCGGACCTCAAACGTCAGCTGCTCGACTCCGCCGCGCAACTTTCCAGCACGCTCACGCGCGCGACCGACGCGCTGCGCAACGGCGACACGGCGGCTTACGTGGCGGTCAACGACACCGACATCACCGCCGCGGGCGCGGCCTACTCCGTGAACGTGGAGAAGTTCCAGAAGCTCGCCAACGCGCTCGCCGAGGCGACGCTCGATGACGGCAACGCACGCTATGCGTGGATCGTGAGTCTCGTCGGCGTAGGCGTGGCGATCGCGCTGGCGCTCGTCGTCGTGACGCATTTCGCCTTGCAGCGCATCGTGTCGCGCCCGCTTGCCGAAGCCGCGGCGGTGCTCGATCGCATTGCGTCGAACGATCTCACGGTGCGCGTGCCCGAAGCGGGCCGCAACGAAATTGGCCTGCTGTTCGCGGCCATGCGCCGGATGCAGGCGGGTCTCTCGCGCACCGTGGCTGGCGTGCGCGACAGTTGCGATGCGATCCACACGGCCGCGCGCGAGATCGCGGCGGGCAATCTCGATCTGTCGAGCCGCACGGAAGAGCAGTCGGCTTCGCTCGAAGAAACTGCCGCGAGCATGGAAGAACTCACCTCCACCGTGAAGCAGAACTCCGCGAACGCGTCCGAGGCCAGCACGCTCGCCACGGGCGCGGCCGATCTCGCGCAGCGCGGCGGCGATGTAGTGGGACGCGCCGTGCAGACGATGCAGGACATCAGCGCCAGCTCGCAGAAGATTGCCGAGATCACCAGCATGATCGACAGCATCGCGTTCCAGACGAATATTCTCGCGCTCAACGCCGCCGTGGAATCGGCGCGCGCGGGTGAGCAGGGGCGCGGCTTCGCCGTGGTCGCGGGCGAGGTGCGAACGCTCGCGCAACGCAGCGCGGGCGCAGCACGCGAGATCAAGGAACTGATCGGCGCCTCGATGGAAGACGTGCGCAACGGCAACGCGCTCGTCGCGCAGGCAGGCGAGGCGATGAGCGAGATCGTCAACTCGGTGCGCAACGTTGCGACCATCATGGCCGAGATCACCACGGCCACCGCCGAGCAGAGCACAGGCATTCAGC